Proteins from one Setaria italica strain Yugu1 chromosome V, Setaria_italica_v2.0, whole genome shotgun sequence genomic window:
- the LOC101759217 gene encoding probable receptor-like protein kinase At5g20050, with product MSGLDDSAAAPPQPQGCCCACASALWKIVKVILHVAIVLTLLVLITPGIFHSFGTTIALQSVSYAILACLYICTASDRAERIVSGVFLGILAVVILAAAPSVKGRRTAPVESKSPPVHVMYYCDLVALLVYCIWKICRLVQACLRRLRVSGKAPVPDPEAPLATTLMKSEAACTAPVQLLIEDLPRKFSYDEIRAVTGDFGDVVGRGGSAEVFRGVLDDGTAVAVKRMTSYKPVGEEDFLREISIVANVHQRSLVRLLGYCLLQGGPGEAHGQYLVYPFFENGALAYLHHECHRQILHLDIKPANILLDGGLRAHVSDFGISMSIAQDMTSVDTCGRGTPGYMAPEIWFSSLSAKSDVYSYGMTLLELVGGRRGYQAGRDSSETPDLLARVVREKMERGKLMEVVDAAMANVDEGEVEAVVRVALCCVQHQRELRPSMVTVVEMLEGRVAADLPPESSPLPAVEFTEPLSSPGAQNGGTSNKVPSFQ from the exons ATGTCAGGCCTGGATGACTCCGCCGCAGCTCCTCCTCAACCTCAaggctgctgctgcgcctgtGCCTCTGCGTTGTGGAAGATAGTGAAGGTCATTTTACATGTAGCCATTGTGCTCACCTTACTCGTTCTGATCACTCCTGGAATTTTTCATAGCTTCGGTACAACGATCGCTCTTCAATCAGTGTCCTACGCTATCCTTGCTTGCCTATACATCTGCACCGCGTCCGATCGGGCGGAGAGGATTGTCTCCGGCGTATTTCTTGGTATCCTTGCTGTCGTGATCCTCGCGGCAGCTCCCAGTGTGAAGGGAAGGAGGACTGCTCCCGTGGAATCCAAGTCCCCTCCCGTGCATGTCATGTACTACTGCGACCTCGTGGCTCTGTTGGTATACTGCATCTGGAAGATTTGCAGACTCGTGCAGGCCTGTCTCCGGCGCCTCCGTGTTAGTGGCAAAGCTCCAGTTCCTGATCCGGAGGCGCCACTTGCGACGACGCTGATGAAATCGGAAGCAGCCTGCACTGCTCCCGTGCAGCTCCTCATCGAGGACCTGCCGCGGAAGTTCTCGTACGACGAGATCCGGGCCGTGACCGGGGACTTCGGGGACGTGGTTGGGCGCGGCGGCTCCGCCGAGGTGTTCCGAGGCGTCCTCGACGACGGCACGGCGGTCGCCGTCAAGCGGATGACCAGCTACAAGCCGGTCGGCGAGGAGGACTTCCTGAGGGAGATCTCCATCGTGGCGAACGTGCACCAGCGCAGCCTGGTGCGGCTCCTGGGGTACTGCCTGCTGCAAGGTGGGCCGGGCGAGGCCCACGGGCAGTACCTGGTCTACCCGTTCTTCGAGAACGG GGCGCTCGCGTACCTCCACCACGAGTGCCACCGCCAGATCCTGCACCTGGACATCAAGCCGGCTaacatcctcctcgacggcggcctCCGGGCACACGTGTCGGACTTCGGCATCTCCATGTCCATCGCCCAGGACATGACCAGCGTCGACACCTGCGGGAGGGGCACGCCCGGGTACATGGCGCCCGAGATCTGGTTCAGCTCGCTGTCCGCCAAGTCCGACGTGTACAGCTACGGCATGACTCTCCTCGAGCTCGTCGGCGGGCGCAGGGGATACCAGGCCGGCAGGGACTCGTCCGAGACGCCGGACCTGTTGGCGCGCGTCGTGCGGGAGAAGATGGAGCGGGGCAAGCTCATGGAGGTGGTGGACGCGGCCATGGCGAACGTGGACGAGGgagaggtggaggcggtggtgaGGGTGGCGCTCTGCTGCGTCCAGCACCAGCGGGAGCTCAGGCCCAGCATGGTAACGGTTGTGGAAATGCTCGAAGGGCGTGTCGCCGCCGATCTGCCGCCGGAGAGCAGTCCGTTGCCCGCCGTGGAGTTCACGGAGCCTCTTTCCTCGCCAGGCGCGCAAAACGGTGGCACTAGCAATAAGGTCCCTTCATTTCAATAG
- the LOC101760027 gene encoding uncharacterized protein LOC101760027 — protein sequence MDMQEKTIPAQQGKEKKKGSAKKRERARARSSSVLDSTNDTVINEEMPEYNLDGPTIGEKLATLDLINRDNERKDTEEQTLAMALPSADSVHILLKQALRADDNMSLLTCLYNRDEKVIAKSISLLTPADVVKLLKFFVLQIQSRGAVLVCLLPWLQTLLSQHMSSIVSQESSLSLLNSLYQLIDARTSTFKSALQLSTTLDYLFSEIADDEADDEEVAPPIIYEDKDTDDEESEADAMETDGEEAEELGDVTDASEHSDGSEIMSD from the exons ATGGATATGCAAGAGAAAacaattcctgctcaacaaggaaaggaaaagaaaaaaggaagtgcaaagaaaagagagagagcaAGGGCGAGGTCATCATCTGTTTTGGATTCTACTAATG ACACAGTCATCAATGAGGAAATGCCAGAGTACAATCTTGATGGACCTACTATTGGGGAAAAACTAGCAACTCTGGATTTGATCAATAGAGATAATGAAAGGAAGGACACTGAAGAGCAAACACTGGCTATGGCACTACCAAGTGCAGATTCAGTCCATATTTTGCTCAAGCAAGCTCTACGTGCTGATGATAACATGTCATTGCTAACTTGCTTGTACAATAGAGATGAAAAG GTTATTGCAAAATCTATATCACTCCTAACACCAGCAGATGTTGTAAAGCTTCTCAAGTTCTTCGTACTGCAAATACAATCTAG GGGTGCAGTACTGGTTTGTTTACTTCCATGGCTGCAAACTTTACTTAGTCAACACATGAGCAGCATAGTGTCCCAGGAGTCTTCTCTGTCCTTGCTCAACTCGCTCTACCAG CTTATTGATGCAAGAACGTCGACATTCAAGTCAGCACTTCAACTCTCTACCACCCTAGATTACCTTTTCAGCGAG ATTGCTGATGATGaagctgatgatgaagaggtagcACCACCAATAATTTATGAGGACAAGGACACTGATGATGAAGAGTCTGAAGCCGATGCTATGGAAACTGATGGGGAAGAGGCTGAAGAGCTAGGGGATGTTACTGATGCCTCTGAGCATTCCGATGGAAGTGAGATCATGAGTGACTGA
- the LOC101759625 gene encoding transcription factor GTE4, producing MPRSTRPPPGFFDESSHPRRRTDAPSSGGGAGGAPVGLESGAGRGILPRPSMKPQNPPVSRPKRPPPGFFDESRHLRRRTDAPSSGGGAGGAPVELEPGGGRGNLPRPNMKRPPPDSFDESRHPRQRAAADTDAPSSGGGAGRCRDLSRAFGRCRALLDRLLRDEDGWIFAAPVDARALRLRDYYTVIADPMDLGTVLRRLERRRYADPPAFAADVRLTFSNAKSYNNPGDPVYESADELSGIFEDGWASIQAELPPPPPTDAERKLKFRDDLKGLPVAAQRTVAGFLKERGACQLEKRGKLEVDLGKADAATLDELDRVVAKHRAADSDVVAPSPECRNHEHGQTEGPSPKS from the exons ATGCCGCGCTCAACGCGCCCGCCGCCTGGCTTTTTCGACGAGTCCAGCcacccgcggcggcggacggacgCTCCGTCTtccggaggcggcgcggggggaGCTCCGGTAGGGTTAGAGTCGGGAGCCGGCCGAGGAATTCTACCTCGCCCAAGCATGAAACCGCAAAACCCGCCGGTGTCGCGCCCCAAGCGCCCGCCGCCTGGATTTTTCGACGAGTCCAGGCacctgcggcggcggacggACGCTCCGTCTTCtggaggcggcgcggggggaGCTCCGGTAGAGTTAGAGCCGGGAGGCGGCCGAGGAAATCTCCCTCGCCCAAACATGAAGCGCCCGCCGCCTGACTCTTTCGACGAGTCCAGGCACccgcggcagcgggcggcggcggacacgGACGCCCCGTCTtccggaggcggcgcgggccgcTGCCGCGATCTCAGCCGCGCGTTCGGGCGCTGCCGCGCGCTCCTGGACCGCCTGCTGCGGGACGAGGACGGCTGGATATTCGCGGCCCCCGTGGACGCGcgcgccctccgcctccgcgactACTACACCGTCATCGCCGACCCCATGGACCTCGGCACCGTGCTCCGCCGCCTCGAGCGCCGCCGCTACGCCGACCCGCCCGCGTTCGCCGCCGACGTCCGCCTGACGTTCAGCAACGCCAAGTCCTACAACAACCCGGGCGACCCCGTGTACGAGAGCGCCGACGAGCTCTCCGGGATCTTCGAGGACGGCTGGGCCTCCATCCAAGCAGAGCTcccgcccccaccgccgacGGACGCCGAGCGCAAGCTGAAGTTCAGAGACGACCTGAAGGGGCTGCCGGTTGCCGCGCAGCGGACCGTGGCCGGGTTCCTGAAGGAGCGGGGTGCGTGCCAGCTGGAGAAGAGGGGGAAACTCGAGGTTGATCTGGGCAAGGCGGATGCCGCGACGCTGGATGAGCTTGACCGAGTGGTTGCCAAGCATCGCGCCGCTGATTCGGACGTGGTTGCCCCGAGCCCCGAATGCAG GAACCATGAGCATGGTCAAACTGAAGGACCAAGCCCCAAAAGCTAA
- the LOC111257425 gene encoding uncharacterized protein LOC111257425: protein MLIDAELYDDPTVLAADGDLLLIHTVVAIRDPPPFYQDNFFVHRAHPVTPSLRLLPQFGDWAAHARHTGISCLGGEFVVAAFHSSIIRGEEGASWDEVGVLSRFSSSTEQWEVKELPIPFDSDRGLYPLTWTTDKVFSFRGFMCWVDYHHGILYCDVFSDLPELRFVQLPGIEIWDDSHDYSYGRQMPVAYKTVEVSNGVIKFVDVDNGQFGVKKSSGFCITSWTLRTPELEWEKDGDVLQVDDLWSLEEFRDSPLPRWVPEFPVVSKHDSDVVHFVLRGPRSGAKAWVISVGTRPKLLKSYMPYKNDYTNLWKEEEDLDLTSLFFDTPFICSDLYKDHGMSVGQMAGLAATT, encoded by the coding sequence ATGCTCATCGATGCCGAGCTCTACGACGACCCCACGGTGCTGGCCGCGGACGGGgacctcctcctcatccacaCGGTCGTCGCCATCCGCGACCCGCCGCCCTTCTACCAGGACAACTTCTTCGTGCACAGGGCGCACCCGGTGACGCCGTCGCTGCGGCTTCTCCCCCAGTTCGGCGACTGGGCTGCCCACGCCCGGCACACGGGCATTTCCTGCCTCGGCGGGGAGTTCGTCGTGGCGGCCTTCCATTCGAGCATCATCCGCGGCGAGGAAGGCGCGAGCTGGGACGAGGTGGGCGTGCTCTCGCGGTTCTCGTCTTCCACGGAGCAATGGGAGGTCAAGGAGCTCCCGATCCCCTTCGATTCGGACAGAGGGCTGTATCCCCTTACATGGACCACCGACAAGGTGTTCTCCTTCCGTGGATTCATGTGCTGGGTCGATTACCACCACGGCATCCTGTACTGCGACGTCTTCTCCGATCTTCCCGAGCTCCGGTTCGTGCAGCTCCCCGGGATCGAGATCTGGGATGACTCGCATGACTACTCCTATGGCCGCCAGATGCCCGTGGCGTACAAGACTGTTGAGGTCAGCAATGGCGTTATCAAGTTTGTGGATGTGGACAATGGCCAGTTTGGTGTGAAGAAAAGCTCTGGTTTTTGCATCACCTCTTGGACTCTGAGGACTCCGGAGTTGGAGTGGGAGAAGGACGGCGACGTGCTCCAAGTCGATGATCTCTGGTCCCTCGAGGAATTCCGTGATTCGCCTCTGCCGCGCTGGGTGCCAGAGTTCCCTGTTGTGAGCAAGCACGACTCTGATGTTGTCCATTTCGTGCTGCGGGGGCCTCGCTCTGGTGCAAAGGCTTGGGTGATTTCGGTGGGTACGAGGCCGAAGCTGCTGAAGTCCTATATGCCTTACAAGAATGATTACACTAATTTAtggaaagaggaggaggatttaGATCTTACAAGCTTGTTTTTCGATACGCCCTTTATCTGCTCTGATCTCTACAAAGATCATGGAATGTCGGTTGGGCAGATGGCAGGACTTGCTGCAACAACCTGA
- the LOC101758806 gene encoding probable receptor-like protein kinase At5g20050, protein MVVPGFFESTNSSGGIIALESVTYAVIACLYIYNSSDRRERIISRIFLGVVALVIVAAAPSPKGKTAPATVIACCNLVALSVYCIWKICGLVQACRRRRTRAADAEAPLAPVQKEEDAAAAAGCGASTPVLQPTTFHIEDLPRKFSYDDIRAMTGDFGTVVGRGGSGEVFRGLLDDGMAVAVKRITSDKPVGEQDFLREISIVANVHQRSLVRLLGYCLPRGVAGHGQYLVYPFFEHGSLDWWLFGGEERRCLLPWPTRRRIAVDVARALAYLHHECHRQILHLDIKPANILLDGGLRGHVSDFGISMSIAQDMTSVDTRGRGTLGYMAPEIWVSSLSAKSDVYSYGVTLLELVSGRKGFEAGRDSSETPDLFARVVREKAARGELMEVVDAAMADVDEGEVEAVVKVALCCVQHRRDVRPSMLTVVDMLEGRVAVDLPLES, encoded by the coding sequence ATGGTTGTTCCTGGTTTCTTTGAATCCACCAACAGCTCCGGTGGAATCATTGCTCTCGAATCAGTAACCTACGCTGTCATCGCTTGCCTGTACATCTACAACTCGTCGGACCGGAGGGAGAGGATCATTTCGAGAATATTTCTCGGTGTGGTTGCTCTAGTGATCGTCGCGGCAGCTCCCAGTCCCAAGGGCAAGACTGCTCCCGCGACGGTCATCGCCTGCTGCAATCTCGTGGCTCTGTCGGTATACTGCATCTGGAAGATTTGTGGGCTCGTGCAGGCTTGTCGCCGGCGACGCACTCGTGCTGCTGATGCGGAGGCGCCACTCGCGCCGGTACAGAAAGAAGAagacgcagcagcagcagcagggtgTGGTGCGAGTACTCCCGTGCTGCAGCCGACCACGTTCCACATCGAGGACCTGCCAAGGAAGTTCTCGTACGACGATATCCGTGCCATGACCGGAGACTTCGGTACCGTGGTGGGGCGCGGCGGCTCCGGTGAAGTGTTCCGAGGCCTCCTCGACGACGGCATGGCGGTCGCCGTCAAGCGGATCACCAGCGACAAGCCCGTCGGCGAGCAAGACTTCCTGCGAGAGATATCCATCGTGGCGAACGTGCACCAACGCAGCCTGGTGCGCCTCCTGGGATACTGCCTCCCGCGCGGGgtcgccggccacggccagTACCTGGTCTACCCGTTCTTCGAGCACGGCTCGCTGGACTGGTGGCTgttcggcggcgaggagcggcggtgcCTCCTGCCGTGGCCGACGCGGCGCCGCATCGCGGTCGACGTCGCCAGGGCACTCGCGTACCTCCACCACGAGTGCCACCGACAGATATTGCACCTCGACATCAAGCCGGCCAACATCCTCCTCGATGGCGGCCTCCGGGGGCACGTGTCGGACTTCGGCATCTCCATGTCCATCGCCCAGGACATGACCAGCGTCGACACCCGCGGCAGGGGCACGCTCGGGTACATGGCGCCGGAGATATGGGTCAGCTCGCTGTCCGCCAAGTCCGACGTGTACAGCTACGGCGTGACTCTCCTCGAGCTCGTCAGCGGGCGCAAAGGTTTCGAGGCCGGCAGAGACTCGTCGGAGACGCCGGACCTCTTCGCGCGCGTCGTGAGGGAGAAGGCGGCGCGTGGGGAGCTCATGGAGGTGGTGGACGCGGCCATGGCGGACGTGGACgagggggaggtggaggcggtggtgaAGGTGGCGCTCTGCTGCGTCCAGCACAGGCGTGATGTGAGGCCCAGCATGCTAACGGTTGTGGACATGCTCGAAGGCCGTGTCGCCGTCGATCTCCCGCTGGAGAGCTGA
- the LOC101759907 gene encoding probable receptor-like protein kinase At5g20050, with translation MSFCNLLALTVYCIWKLRSHGAAAEVDADAPLELPVLREETGCSNPVQQTTFHIEELPRKFSYDEIRAVTGDFGTMLGRGGSGEVFRGLLDDGTLVAVKRITSDKPVGEAVFLREVSIVASVHHRSLVRLLGYCLLRGGGSQYLILHLDVKPTNILLDGGLRAHVSDFGISMSIAQDMTSVDNRGRGTPGYMTPLISLCRMSVKFDVYSYGMTVLELVSGRRSFASGEDLSSETPNYFARVVREKMARGALMEVVDAAMARADEGEVEAVVKVALCCVQHRQELRPSMHSRMSCRGRSAAGVRHGVAESDPTHPKIV, from the exons ATGTCCTTCTGCAATCTCCTGGCTCTAACGGTATACTGCATATGGAAGCTTCGTTCTCATGGCGCAGCTGCAGAGGTTGATGCCGACGCGCCACTTGAGCTGCCGGTGCTGAGAGAAGAAACAGGGTGTAGTAATCCGGTGCAGCAGACCACGTTCCACATCGAGGAGCTGCCGCGGAAGTTCTCGTACGACGAGATCCGAGCCGTGACCGGAGACTTCGGGACCATGTTGGggcgcggcggctccggcgaaGTCTTCCGAGGCCTCCTCGACGACGGCACGCTGGTCGCCGTCAAGCGGATCACCAGCGACAAGCCCGTCGGCGAGGCTGTCTTCCTGAGAGAGGTCTCCATCGTCGCAAGCGTGCACCACCGCAGCCTGGTGCGCCTCCTCGGGTACTGCCTCCTGCGCGGGGGCGGCAGCCAGTACCTG ATCCTCCACCTCGACGTCAAGCCAACCAACATCCTCCTTGACGGCGGCCTCCGGGCGCACGTGTCGGACTTCGGCATCTCCATGTCCATCGCGCAGGACATGACCAGCGTCGACAACCGCGGGAGGGGCACGCCCGGGTACATGACGCCGTTGATATCTCTCTGCAGGATGTCCGTCAAGTTCGACGTGTACAGCTACGGCATGACGGTCCTTGAGCTCGTCAGCGGGCGCAGGAGCTTCGCGAGCGGCGAGGACTTGTCCTCGGAGACGCCAAACTACTTCGCGCGCGTCGTGCGGGAGAAGATGGCACGGGGCGCGCTCATGGAGGTGGTGGACGCGGCCATGGCGCGCGCGGACGAGGGGGAGGTGGAGGCAGTGGTGAAGGTGGCGCTCTGCTGCGTCCAGCACAGGCAGGAGCTGAGGCCGAGCATGCATTCTCGAATGTCGTGTCGTGGTCGGTCCGCCGCTGGAGTCCGCCACGGCGTAGCCGAGTCCGATCCAACTCATCCCAAAATCGTGTAG